The Tubulanus polymorphus chromosome 6, tnTubPoly1.2, whole genome shotgun sequence genome includes a region encoding these proteins:
- the LOC141907403 gene encoding ADP-ribosyl cyclase/cyclic ADP-ribose hydrolase-like, whose translation MFSVKAMLKMLVSLIVLVIAAVGCSRGGYVTTKNLKEIMIGRCWEYQRLVNPTPFLNNLKDCGALWELFYKAVSFKSSCGQQPVAYGEFTQLAKHQIDGKRLLLWEKVYPLVTKYADLGKRFVTLDSTLAGYMASSLVFCGNSNTADGLDYGKCPGYRDCPDNAFSAYWKEVSKEFSKMAEDPVYKMVNGSQSPTYRADSIFAEWELPYLPRDKVKTIRIMVVHNIHGPVVETCSSGATLSMMKNAIQSYGFNVECEDDPEAIHHFLCVDAVDTEACKNHVKRYIR comes from the exons at GTTTTCCGTAAAAGCCATGTTGAAAATGTTGGTGTCATTAATCGTATTGGTAATTGCCGCGGTCGGTTGTTCACGTGGAGGTTATGTTACAACAAAGAATTTGAAAGAAATTATGATCGGGCGCTGCTGGGAATATCAGCGATTGGTCAATCCAACACCATTTCTCAA CAATTTGAAAGATTGTGGAGCGCTGTGGGAACTCTTTTACAAAGCTGTTAGCTTTAAATCCTCGTGTGGGCAGCAGCCAGTGGCTTATGGTGAATTTACACAGTTAGCTAAACACCAAATTGACGGAAAACGG CTCTTGCTTTGGGAAAAGGTATACCCTCTTGTCACTAAGTATGCCGATCTTGGAAAACGGTTTGTGACATTAGACTCCACACTAGCAG GCTACATGGCGTCCAGTTTGGTGTTCTGTGGAAATTCAAACACGGCCGATGGTTTAGACTATGGAAAGTGTCCCGGTTACAGGGATTGCCCAGATAATGCATTCAGTGCTTACTGGAAAGAAGTTTCTAAAGAG ttctCAAAAATGGCCGAAGACCCGGTATATAAAATGGTGAACGGCAGTCAAAGCCCAACATACAGAGCGGACAG CATATTTGCAGAATGGGAATTGCCCTATCTTCCAAGAGATAAAGTAAAAACTATTCGTATTATGGTCGTCCACAACATCCATGGTCCTGTCGT CGAAACATGTTCTAGTGGAGCAACTCTATCCATGATGAAAAATGCCATACAATCGTATGGCTTTAACGTTGAATGTGAAGATGATCCAGA AGCAATACATCACTTTTTGTGCGTGGATGCAGTAGACACGGAAGCCTGCAAAAATCATGTCAAACGATATATCCGATGA